One part of the Fibrobacter sp. UWH6 genome encodes these proteins:
- the rpmG gene encoding 50S ribosomal protein L33, producing MPRELITLECTECNQRNYDCDKNKRLHPSRVEYKKYCPFCRKHTVHKETK from the coding sequence ATGCCTAGAGAACTCATCACGCTCGAATGCACCGAATGCAATCAGCGCAATTATGACTGCGACAAGAATAAGCGTCTTCATCCTTCTCGCGTAGAATACAAGAAGTACTGCCCGTTCTGCCGCAAGCATACCGTTCACAAGGAAACCAAGTAA
- the secE gene encoding preprotein translocase subunit SecE → MRKIQQYIKESIQELKQVTWPTWEELKGSTMVVMLFSVVMGVYIAGLDVGLSWIVDKIMGRG, encoded by the coding sequence ATGCGTAAGATTCAGCAATATATCAAAGAATCCATCCAAGAATTGAAGCAAGTTACTTGGCCCACTTGGGAAGAACTTAAAGGTTCTACCATGGTGGTGATGCTTTTCAGCGTCGTTATGGGTGTATATATTGCTGGGTTAGACGTAGGTCTCTCTTGGATCGTTGACAAGATTATGGGAAGAGGTTAA
- the nusG gene encoding transcription termination/antitermination protein NusG yields the protein MMRWYAIHTFSGQENNIKKRIEQMIEREGVQEKFGQIIVPTREVASTVRGRRHVSVQNMMPTYVIIEMVLDELTQHLVMNINGVTHFLGMTPTKRVAIPLAQSEVDRLLGVDPSDSGDVIQIPYKIGENVRIKEGPFKDFVGVVDEIMDAKIKVMVTVFGRSTPVELAFNQVESDNA from the coding sequence ATGATGCGTTGGTATGCCATTCACACCTTTTCCGGTCAAGAAAACAACATTAAGAAACGTATCGAGCAGATGATTGAACGCGAAGGCGTTCAAGAAAAGTTCGGTCAGATTATCGTACCGACTCGCGAAGTGGCTTCTACAGTTCGCGGTCGTCGTCACGTTTCTGTCCAGAACATGATGCCGACTTACGTTATTATTGAAATGGTGCTGGACGAGCTCACCCAGCATTTGGTGATGAACATTAATGGCGTCACCCATTTCTTGGGAATGACCCCGACTAAGCGCGTGGCCATTCCTTTAGCACAGAGCGAGGTCGATCGTCTTCTGGGAGTTGATCCTAGTGATTCCGGAGACGTGATCCAAATTCCGTATAAGATTGGCGAAAATGTCCGCATCAAGGAAGGTCCCTTCAAGGACTTTGTGGGCGTCGTAGACGAAATCATGGATGCCAAGATCAAGGTCATGGTAACTGTGTTCGGTCGTTCTACACCTGTTGAACTCGCCTTTAACCAGGTTGAATCCGACAACGCATAA
- the rplK gene encoding 50S ribosomal protein L11, translating to MAKKITGYIKLQIPGGAANPAPPVGPALGQKGVNIMEFCKQFNAKTQDAKGMIIPVVITVYADKSFTFITKVSPVPALIKKAVGIESGSGEPNRKKVGKITKAQIQEIAQKKMPDLNTIDLEAAMRMVAGTARSMGVEVVD from the coding sequence GTGGCAAAGAAAATCACAGGTTATATTAAGCTCCAGATTCCCGGTGGTGCAGCTAATCCGGCTCCTCCGGTAGGTCCCGCCCTTGGTCAGAAGGGTGTGAACATTATGGAGTTCTGTAAGCAGTTCAACGCTAAGACTCAGGATGCCAAGGGAATGATCATTCCCGTGGTTATTACCGTCTACGCTGATAAGAGCTTTACCTTCATCACGAAGGTTTCGCCGGTTCCGGCCCTCATCAAGAAGGCTGTCGGCATTGAAAGTGGCTCTGGCGAACCCAACCGTAAGAAAGTTGGCAAGATCACCAAGGCCCAGATCCAGGAAATCGCCCAAAAGAAGATGCCGGATCTAAACACAATCGACCTCGAAGCCGCTATGCGCATGGTTGCTGGTACTGCCCGCTCCATGGGTGTTGAAGTGGTTGACTGA
- the rplA gene encoding 50S ribosomal protein L1: MFRGKKYKKIAESIERNKAYGLNEAIEILKKSELKFDQTVEIHFNLGVDPKHSDQVVRGTVVLPHGTGRQVRVLVFCKDNNIEVAQNAGADYAGGADLVQKIQEGWLDFDAVVATPDMMPVISKVARVLGPRGMMPSPKAGTVTVNVAQTVKELKAGKIVYRVDKGANVHAPVGKLSFSLDQLVENTKAVIDSVVKAKPQSSKGTYIKSLTLSATMAPGIKLDMALTR; the protein is encoded by the coding sequence ATGTTCAGAGGAAAAAAATACAAAAAGATTGCTGAATCCATCGAACGTAACAAAGCTTACGGTCTGAATGAAGCAATCGAAATCCTTAAAAAGTCCGAATTGAAGTTCGACCAGACTGTCGAAATCCACTTCAATCTCGGTGTGGACCCAAAACATTCCGACCAAGTGGTTCGTGGCACTGTCGTGCTTCCGCATGGTACCGGTCGTCAGGTTCGCGTTCTCGTTTTCTGCAAGGACAATAACATTGAAGTTGCACAGAACGCTGGCGCTGACTACGCTGGTGGTGCCGACTTGGTTCAGAAGATTCAGGAAGGCTGGCTGGACTTTGACGCCGTCGTTGCTACTCCCGACATGATGCCGGTGATTAGTAAGGTGGCTCGCGTTCTTGGCCCCCGTGGTATGATGCCGTCCCCCAAGGCTGGTACTGTGACCGTTAACGTTGCACAGACCGTCAAGGAACTGAAGGCCGGTAAGATTGTATACCGCGTCGACAAGGGTGCAAACGTTCACGCCCCCGTTGGCAAGCTCTCCTTCAGCCTCGATCAGCTGGTTGAAAATACCAAGGCTGTTATCGACTCTGTTGTCAAGGCTAAGCCGCAATCTTCTAAGGGCACCTATATTAAGAGCCTTACGTTGTCCGCAACTATGGCTCCGGGCATTAAACTTGATATGGCACTGACACGCTAG
- the rplJ gene encoding 50S ribosomal protein L10: MKAVVKKQQTVDALVESFKGATAVYLLNYQGLTVEKDNALRKSLSAKGVQYKAVKNTLLKRVLAALGVEGLEDQLTGATSVMVGFEEDPLLPAREIEAFHKANPDFLIAKSIYLDGKPMPGTEVVNLAKIPDRKGMIAMIVSIALGPGSTIAGQIKTLQEKLEEASGSEAAPAAEAEAAPEA, encoded by the coding sequence ATGAAAGCTGTAGTTAAAAAACAACAGACTGTGGACGCTCTCGTAGAATCCTTCAAGGGTGCTACCGCTGTCTACCTGCTCAACTATCAAGGCTTGACCGTTGAAAAGGACAATGCCCTTCGCAAGTCCCTCAGCGCTAAGGGCGTGCAGTACAAGGCTGTGAAGAATACTCTTCTCAAGCGCGTGCTCGCTGCTCTCGGTGTAGAAGGTCTCGAAGACCAGCTGACTGGCGCAACTTCCGTCATGGTTGGTTTCGAAGAAGATCCTCTTCTGCCGGCTCGCGAAATTGAAGCATTCCACAAAGCTAACCCCGATTTCTTGATCGCCAAGAGCATTTACCTCGATGGTAAGCCGATGCCTGGCACCGAAGTCGTGAACCTCGCTAAGATTCCGGATCGCAAGGGTATGATCGCAATGATCGTCTCCATCGCTCTCGGACCTGGTTCCACTATCGCTGGTCAGATCAAGACCCTCCAGGAAAAGCTGGAAGAAGCATCGGGCTCCGAAGCAGCACCTGCAGCAGAAGCTGAAGCCGCACCGGAAGCTTAA
- the rplL gene encoding 50S ribosomal protein L7/L12, translated as MATDIKALGDQIVGLTLLEAKALADYLKETHGIEAAAGGAVVMAAAAAPAEEAKTEFDVILVECGAKKMDVLKAVRAITGLGLKEAKDLVEKANSVVKEAMPKADAEKLKKELEDLGAKVALK; from the coding sequence ATGGCAACTGATATCAAGGCATTGGGCGATCAAATCGTTGGTCTTACCCTTCTCGAAGCCAAGGCTTTGGCTGACTACCTCAAGGAAACCCACGGCATTGAAGCCGCTGCTGGTGGCGCCGTAGTTATGGCAGCTGCAGCTGCTCCTGCTGAAGAAGCAAAGACTGAATTCGACGTCATCCTCGTCGAATGCGGTGCTAAGAAGATGGACGTCCTCAAGGCTGTCCGCGCTATCACCGGTCTCGGCCTTAAGGAAGCTAAGGACCTCGTCGAAAAGGCCAACAGCGTCGTTAAGGAAGCTATGCCGAAGGCTGACGCTGAAAAGCTCAAGAAGGAACTGGAAGATCTCGGAGCAAAGGTCGCTCTGAAGTAA
- the rpoB gene encoding DNA-directed RNA polymerase subunit beta → MTTERKSYSSNKFQLELPYLIEVQKASYEQFLQKDIPQEKRLKVGLERVFQDIFPITDVKGLYSLNYEGYYFGIPKYSIPECRERGLTYSMEMFATLSLQIFEEDGEDRKLKEEVKNDVLVCDLPIMTANGTFIVNGAERVVVSQLHRSYGVSFDKEMQISGRDDYKSRIIPHRGAWVEFNTEGDILYLIIDRKKKLAATAMLRCIGFETTQDILKLFYKKTDEVVVAEMAEQYDENGVCALIDRIVFEDVIDEATGEIILEANTVIDDKKLSRLIENRVEKIVLLSKEEDNLLIHYTLAADKTKSREDALKAIYSVTHQQQDEAPDMRTAEIYFDSQFISDPHKYDLGEVGRYRLNSKIYSKAEIRSVLAEQGPEFKIPSLTTMTMSKADFLAIIVYMVGLYNGTEGYALDDIDHLGNRRTRSVGELLANQISVGLSRMSRVIRENLTLHGEDEQTTPRELVNTRMVSTVVQAFFGSSQLSQFMDQMNPLSELTHKRRLSALGPGGLSRERAGFEVRDVHYTHYGRLCPIETPEGPNIGLINSLASFAVVNHFGFIETPYRIVGLVDFKDAKGNIVKVPEAKWHFGIFKAFVHDPHLFLELELSKKQADFVRMNLDNTQRDLFDGFVNKVFAFKDTEGQVTYYRNGFTVENFEGTPDYEQAGDAVEQIVSSYITCLTADEEDAFKVAPASTELDEDNRFKGDMDGYVIVRDKSEYVHVMRQDSFEPEDNETERIDLMDVAPMQIVSVAAGLIPFLEHDDANRALMGSNMQRQAVPLLRAEAPVVGTGLERRAALDSGTVVRAKHDGMVTFVDARNVTVQRGNMVDGSFVPLTGLGEDYEFLGKDPIDEYVLRKFERSNQDSCINQKPIVNVGDFVKAGDVLADGVSTDHGELALGKNILIGFLPWNGYNYEDAVIISEELAIKDTFTSIHIEEYEMEVRETKRGPEELTREIPNVGEEALRNLDENGVVRVGAEVTADDILVGKVTPKGETELSPEERLLRAIFGEKAGDVRDSSLKAPPGMKGIVLETRVFSKKDKADKNSKEKDQETINEIRSNFQTQIDKIKVACSEHLFELLGGKAAGKVMDNETHELLIREGQTYTEQNLAAIDVTKVSPASTFVVGDDELQEQVLTLVLVARDNLDTLTRTMEKEIDKVTKGDELKPGVLKSVKVYIAKKRCLSIGDKMAGRHGNKGVVSKIVPVEDMPFTEDGRPLQILLNPLGVPSRMNIGQVLEVHLGWAAKTLGFKVTTPVFDGAKFEDICEELKKAYEKNPIVNYEMDPDNGKIIGKAKLYDGKTGEAFLNPVTIGYMYYLKLGHLVDDKIHARSIGSYALVTQQPLGGKSQFGGQRFGEMEVWAMEAYGAAYTLQELLTVKSDDVQGRSKVYDAIVHGQNTPKPGVPESFNVMIREVRSLGLNIQTNGDK, encoded by the coding sequence ATGACCACGGAGAGAAAGTCATACTCCTCCAACAAATTCCAGTTGGAACTCCCGTACCTGATTGAAGTCCAGAAGGCTTCGTACGAGCAATTCCTCCAGAAGGATATTCCGCAAGAAAAACGTCTCAAGGTTGGCTTGGAACGCGTGTTCCAGGACATTTTCCCAATTACTGACGTCAAGGGTCTCTATTCCCTTAATTACGAAGGTTACTATTTCGGTATCCCGAAATACAGCATCCCCGAGTGCCGCGAACGTGGACTTACCTATTCCATGGAAATGTTCGCCACTCTGTCTTTGCAGATTTTTGAAGAAGACGGCGAAGACCGCAAGCTCAAGGAAGAAGTCAAGAATGACGTTCTGGTTTGCGACCTCCCGATCATGACCGCAAACGGTACGTTCATCGTCAATGGCGCTGAACGCGTTGTCGTTTCTCAGTTGCATCGTTCCTACGGTGTCAGCTTCGACAAGGAAATGCAGATTTCCGGTCGTGACGACTACAAGAGCCGTATTATCCCGCACCGCGGCGCCTGGGTTGAATTCAACACCGAAGGCGACATCCTTTACCTCATTATCGACCGCAAGAAGAAGTTGGCTGCAACCGCCATGCTTCGTTGCATCGGTTTCGAAACCACGCAGGACATCCTGAAGCTCTTCTACAAGAAGACAGACGAAGTCGTTGTTGCAGAAATGGCTGAACAGTACGACGAAAACGGTGTCTGCGCTCTCATCGACCGCATTGTATTTGAAGACGTCATCGACGAAGCTACCGGCGAAATCATCCTCGAAGCAAACACTGTTATCGACGACAAGAAGCTGAGCCGCCTCATCGAAAACCGCGTCGAGAAGATCGTCCTCCTCTCCAAGGAAGAAGACAACCTCCTCATCCACTACACCCTGGCTGCAGACAAGACCAAGTCTCGCGAAGATGCTCTCAAGGCAATCTACTCCGTGACCCACCAGCAGCAGGATGAAGCTCCGGATATGCGCACTGCCGAAATCTACTTCGACAGCCAGTTCATTTCCGATCCTCATAAGTATGACCTTGGTGAAGTCGGTCGTTACCGCCTGAACTCCAAGATTTACAGCAAGGCTGAAATTCGCAGCGTGCTCGCAGAACAGGGCCCGGAATTCAAGATCCCGTCCCTCACCACCATGACCATGAGCAAGGCAGACTTCCTCGCCATCATCGTCTACATGGTTGGTCTCTACAACGGCACCGAAGGTTACGCTCTCGACGATATCGACCACTTGGGCAACCGTCGTACCCGTTCCGTTGGCGAACTTCTTGCTAACCAGATTTCTGTGGGCCTGTCCCGCATGTCCCGTGTGATCCGTGAAAACCTCACTCTCCACGGCGAAGACGAACAGACCACTCCTCGCGAACTGGTGAACACCCGCATGGTGTCTACTGTTGTGCAGGCCTTCTTCGGCTCCAGCCAGCTGTCCCAGTTCATGGACCAGATGAACCCGCTTTCTGAACTTACTCATAAGCGTCGTCTGTCCGCTCTCGGCCCCGGTGGTCTTTCCCGCGAACGCGCAGGCTTCGAAGTCCGTGACGTGCACTACACTCACTACGGCCGTCTCTGCCCGATCGAAACTCCGGAAGGTCCTAACATCGGTCTTATCAACTCTCTCGCATCCTTCGCCGTGGTTAACCACTTCGGCTTCATCGAAACCCCGTACCGTATCGTGGGCCTCGTTGACTTCAAGGATGCCAAGGGCAACATTGTAAAGGTTCCGGAAGCCAAGTGGCACTTCGGTATCTTCAAGGCTTTCGTACACGATCCGCACCTGTTCCTGGAACTCGAACTTTCCAAGAAACAGGCAGACTTTGTTCGTATGAACCTGGACAACACCCAGCGTGACCTGTTCGATGGTTTTGTGAACAAGGTATTCGCTTTCAAGGACACCGAAGGTCAGGTTACTTACTACCGCAACGGTTTCACCGTTGAAAACTTCGAAGGCACTCCCGACTACGAACAGGCTGGCGACGCTGTCGAACAGATCGTTTCTAGCTACATCACCTGCCTCACTGCAGATGAAGAAGACGCCTTCAAGGTTGCTCCGGCTTCTACCGAACTTGACGAAGACAACCGCTTCAAGGGCGACATGGACGGCTACGTCATCGTCCGCGACAAGAGCGAATATGTCCACGTTATGCGTCAGGATTCCTTCGAACCCGAAGACAACGAAACCGAACGTATCGACCTCATGGACGTGGCCCCGATGCAGATCGTGTCTGTGGCTGCAGGTCTTATTCCGTTCCTCGAACATGACGATGCTAACCGTGCCTTGATGGGCTCTAACATGCAGCGTCAGGCTGTGCCTCTGCTCCGTGCAGAAGCTCCCGTTGTGGGCACTGGCCTGGAACGTCGCGCCGCTCTCGACTCGGGTACCGTTGTCCGTGCAAAGCACGACGGTATGGTTACCTTCGTTGACGCACGCAACGTCACTGTTCAGCGCGGTAACATGGTTGACGGTTCCTTCGTTCCGCTGACCGGTCTCGGCGAAGACTATGAATTCCTCGGCAAGGATCCTATCGACGAATACGTTCTCCGTAAGTTCGAACGTTCCAACCAGGATTCCTGCATTAACCAGAAGCCCATCGTCAACGTTGGTGACTTCGTCAAGGCTGGCGACGTGCTGGCTGACGGCGTGTCCACCGACCACGGTGAACTGGCTCTCGGTAAGAACATCCTCATCGGCTTCTTGCCGTGGAATGGTTATAACTACGAAGACGCAGTTATCATTTCCGAAGAATTGGCTATTAAGGACACCTTCACTTCTATCCATATCGAAGAATACGAAATGGAAGTTCGTGAAACCAAGCGTGGTCCTGAAGAACTGACCCGTGAAATTCCTAACGTCGGTGAAGAAGCTCTCCGCAACCTGGACGAAAACGGTGTTGTCCGTGTCGGTGCTGAAGTCACCGCAGACGACATCCTCGTCGGTAAGGTTACCCCGAAGGGCGAAACCGAACTCTCTCCGGAAGAACGTCTCCTCCGCGCCATCTTCGGTGAAAAGGCTGGCGACGTCCGCGATTCTTCTCTGAAGGCTCCTCCGGGAATGAAGGGTATCGTTCTTGAAACCCGCGTCTTCAGCAAGAAGGACAAGGCTGACAAGAACAGCAAGGAAAAGGATCAGGAAACCATTAACGAAATCCGTAGCAACTTCCAGACTCAGATCGACAAGATCAAGGTTGCTTGCTCCGAACACTTGTTCGAACTTCTCGGCGGTAAGGCTGCCGGCAAGGTGATGGACAATGAAACCCATGAACTCCTGATTCGCGAAGGTCAGACCTATACCGAACAGAACCTGGCCGCTATCGACGTGACCAAGGTTTCTCCGGCCTCTACCTTCGTGGTGGGCGATGACGAACTCCAGGAACAGGTCCTGACTCTCGTCCTCGTTGCACGCGACAATCTGGATACCCTTACCCGCACCATGGAAAAGGAAATTGACAAGGTGACTAAGGGCGACGAACTGAAGCCGGGCGTTCTCAAGTCCGTCAAGGTTTACATCGCCAAGAAGCGTTGCCTCTCCATCGGTGACAAGATGGCAGGTCGCCATGGTAACAAGGGTGTTGTGTCCAAGATCGTTCCGGTCGAAGACATGCCGTTCACCGAAGACGGTCGTCCGCTTCAGATCCTTCTGAACCCGCTGGGCGTGCCTTCTCGTATGAACATCGGTCAGGTGCTTGAAGTGCACTTGGGCTGGGCTGCAAAGACTCTCGGCTTCAAGGTGACCACCCCCGTGTTCGACGGTGCCAAGTTCGAAGACATTTGTGAAGAACTGAAGAAGGCCTACGAAAAGAACCCCATCGTTAACTACGAAATGGATCCGGACAACGGCAAGATTATCGGTAAGGCAAAGCTTTACGACGGTAAGACTGGCGAAGCCTTCCTGAACCCCGTGACTATCGGTTACATGTACTACCTGAAGCTGGGCCACTTGGTAGACGACAAGATTCATGCTCGTTCTATCGGTTCCTACGCACTGGTTACTCAGCAGCCTCTTGGCGGTAAGAGCCAGTTCGGTGGTCAGCGCTTCGGTGAAATGGAAGTGTGGGCAATGGAAGCATACGGTGCCGCATACACCTTGCAGGAACTCCTCACCGTCAAGTCTGACGATGTCCAGGGCCGTTCCAAGGTCTATGATGCCATCGTTCATGGCCAGAACACTCCGAAGCCGGGTGTACCTGAATCCTTTAACGTTATGATCCGCGAAGTTCGTTCTTTGGGTCTCAATATTCAGACCAATGGAGATAAGTAA